CAGTAAAATAAGCAATAGTTCTTCACGTTTCACGTCAGCAAAAGCATCTTTGATTTTTGCGTGATGGTAATACGGAAGTAAAGACTGAATAAAATTTGGAAGTAAATCATTCTTGCTTACTGGTATTAGTGTTTCGGCTGATTTAAATTTTGTTGTTTCTGTTTTATACCGCCGCTGAAATTGTTTAAGAAACGCCTCATCAAAAAATACAAACACTTTTTCAAGTTCGTTGTCAACTTTTTCCTTGTTATAGCGTGCCAACCTGTTTTTTCGTGCAATGCAGCAGTCGCCTGATTTTAGTGTTATTTGTTTGTTTCCGTCATAGACATTCATGATTCCTTTTATAACATAAACAAATGTATGCTCTGCAATAAATTGTTCAGGTGAAATTTCTTTCCCGACATAGTGCATATGTGTTGTATTATCTTTCATTTTGCCGTGCCGAATTTACTCATACTTTATTTCACTTTCGCTAATAAGGCTCTTGTTTCACTGACAATCCGGTCCTGAAAATTTGTATCTCTCACCTGCGCTGAACCTTGCATCGGTTGTCCTTTCTCGTCAAAATAAACACCCGTCTTACCCGAAGTGTCCGTCAAAATTCCTGTAATAACTTTTGCCGCTTTTTTAGGTGTGCTGCTGTATTTGGAAAAAGGCGGAAGTATTGCCATCAGATGTCCGAATATGAAACGGACAACGGCATTGGTGCTTTCGCCACCAAGATTTGTTCCCCGGGTTATTCCGGGTTCCACTGCGTTGAAATGTAATCTTGGTGTTTCTCTTGCAAAAGCCATAGCAGAGGCAAGAATGCATTGCTTTGAGGTGGCGTAGGCGTCTATGCCAGGCATTTTAGCTCCGCCTTCTTTCCATTCACCTTTGGCACTTGCCTCAGCAGAAATATAACGACCGCCTTTCATACCCATTGCTTTTGCAGGTTTGCGTTCAGGGTCTTCAATCGCAGAAGCAATAAAGACAACATTTGCACCATCAACAAGATGAGGTGTAAGTGCTTCGGTTAATGCAAATGCCCCGAGATGATTGGTAGCATAAGTCATATCAAAACCTTGCTTACTTTTTGTTGCTTTTGACGGCATAATTCCTGCGTTGTTAAGCAGCCCCGCTATTGAAAGATTAAGTTCAATTATTTGCTGTGCTGCAGCTCTTACACTTGTAATATCTGAAATGTCGCATACTACGGAAACTGCATTTTGTCCATTCTGCTTTATCGTTTTTTCAACTTGTTGAAGCTTTTCTTTATTTCGCCCGACAAGAATAACCGTGCCATTTTTGGCAAGGTCTAATGCTGTTTCATAGCCGATACCG
The nucleotide sequence above comes from Dyadobacter subterraneus. Encoded proteins:
- a CDS encoding helix-turn-helix domain-containing protein, with the protein product MKDNTTHMHYVGKEISPEQFIAEHTFVYVIKGIMNVYDGNKQITLKSGDCCIARKNRLARYNKEKVDNELEKVFVFFDEAFLKQFQRRYKTETTKFKSAETLIPVSKNDLLPNFIQSLLPYYHHAKIKDAFADVKREELLLILLQQQPGLAGLLFDYGIPQKINIEEFMNRNFKFNVSVARFAFLTGRSLSAFKRDFKEKFNDSPNHWLVKKRLQEAHFLIDKKDKKPAEIYLDLGFEALPHFSFAFKKQFGLTPTELTERKTKTSR
- a CDS encoding SDR family NAD(P)-dependent oxidoreductase, producing the protein MENKKAYIITGPTSGIGYETALDLAKNGTVILVGRNKEKLQQVEKTIKQNGQNAVSVVCDISDITSVRAAAQQIIELNLSIAGLLNNAGIMPSKATKSKQGFDMTYATNHLGAFALTEALTPHLVDGANVVFIASAIEDPERKPAKAMGMKGGRYISAEASAKGEWKEGGAKMPGIDAYATSKQCILASAMAFARETPRLHFNAVEPGITRGTNLGGESTNAVVRFIFGHLMAILPPFSKYSSTPKKAAKVITGILTDTSGKTGVYFDEKGQPMQGSAQVRDTNFQDRIVSETRALLAKVK